TTCGTTTGGCTTCCATCATTGGAGTGATAGTGGCCGCGTTTACATTCTTGTTAGCAATGTTTTATCTTTTCGGGAAGTTATTATTAGCAAATGGTAGATGGCCACTCGGATTTACCACGCAGGTAGTATTAATTTTGTTTTCGACCTCACTGAATGCGGTTTTCCTAGGAATTATTGGAGAGTACCTGGGAAGAATATATAAACAATTACGTTATCACCCGATTACTATCATTGAAAAATCAATCAATTTATCCTTACCTGAGACCGAATAACCATGCTAAACCATACACCTGAAAAAGACTCTGGCACCGAATTTGACGCATACTCAGAGGTTTATTCTGATGAAATTAATGAAGCGTTGGCCTTTGCGGGACAATCTCACGAATTTTATACGAAGGTTAAAGCGGAATATCTTACTGAGATTTTAAAAAATGAAAGCTTTTCTTCGGATAAAATTAGCGTTTTAGATGTAGGGTGTGGGCATGGTTTAATCCATCCTTTCCTTTTAGCTAAAAATCAACCAGTAAATCTCTCCGGGGTGGACGTGGCTGCTTCTGTGATAAAAATTGCCAGCGCAATGAATACACAAGTTAGCTACCAGGTTTATGATGGTTATAACTTGCCTTATAAGGATAATTCTTTTGACATGGCGTATGCTATTTGTGTAATGCATCACGTACCGCCTGACCAATGGGTGAGCTTTTTAAGAGAGGTAAAAAGGGTGGTAAAGCCCAATGGTTTAGTTGTGATTTTTGAGCATAACCCATTAAACCCGATTACTGTAAAAATTGTAAAAGAATGCCCTTTAGATGAGAATGCTACCTTAATTAGATGCAAAAAAATGAACAAATTACTTAAAGAGGCGGGATTGGTTACTATAAAAAGTGCCTATATTTTGTTCACTCCTTTTGATAAATCTTTTTTCAGGAAAATTGATCGCCAGTTACGTTGGCTTCCTCTGGGTGCACAATATTTTACGGTTTCACGAAAACCCTTAAACACAAAATCTTTTCTAAAGTGAATTTTG
This portion of the Legionella adelaidensis genome encodes:
- a CDS encoding class I SAM-dependent methyltransferase; the protein is MLNHTPEKDSGTEFDAYSEVYSDEINEALAFAGQSHEFYTKVKAEYLTEILKNESFSSDKISVLDVGCGHGLIHPFLLAKNQPVNLSGVDVAASVIKIASAMNTQVSYQVYDGYNLPYKDNSFDMAYAICVMHHVPPDQWVSFLREVKRVVKPNGLVVIFEHNPLNPITVKIVKECPLDENATLIRCKKMNKLLKEAGLVTIKSAYILFTPFDKSFFRKIDRQLRWLPLGAQYFTVSRKPLNTKSFLK